One window of the Nicotiana tabacum cultivar K326 chromosome 4, ASM71507v2, whole genome shotgun sequence genome contains the following:
- the LOC107795087 gene encoding transcription factor bHLH95-like encodes MRLDFTFYSLSFSGPIFVLPNCKLNLFLNMDEGGEDCFIWENQGWAFLNSDNSGGNGAKSSGTKLPDTSHGKQLAISDAVAREIEMPGPSAGRKRTAPGKNGVKGNGEVNEGKVNGGESDHEMHIWTERERRKKMRNMFSNLHALLPQLPPKADKSTIVDEAVNYIKTLEHTLEKLQRQKLERLHGMATSIITSQKLSADSIISREEFLADQGSTNNAAIRPTNNAANPISMPAAFQTWTSPNVILNVFGEEAHISVCCPRKPGLLSSICYVLEKHKIEVVSAQISSNDHRSMYMIQAHFQASGASDQFSETFLVEEIYKQAAGEIILCVTSQ; translated from the exons ATGCGTTTAGACTTTactttttattctctttctttttccggTCCAATATTTGTTCTACCCAATTGTAAGTTGAATCTCTTTCTGAATATGGATGAAGGTGGTGAAGATTGTTTCATATGGGAAAATCAAGGTTGGGCATTTCTGAATTCGGATAACTCAGGTGGTAACGGGGCAAAATCAAGTGGTACAAAGTTACCCGATACCTCTCATGGTAAGCAACTGGCTATATCAGATGCTGTTGCTAGGGAGATAGAGATGCCAGGACCATCCGCCGGTAGAAAGAGGACTGCACCAGGAAAGAACGGTGTCAAGGGAAATGGAGAAGTGAATGAAGGAAAAGTTAATGGAGGAGAATCAGATCATGAGATGCATATATGGACAGAAAGAGagaggaggaagaagatgaggaacATGTTCTCTAATCTTCATGCTTTGCTTCCTCAACTTCCCCCTAAG GCGGACAAGTCTACAATTGTTGATGAAGCAGTGAACTACATAAAGACACTTGAACATACCCTTGAGAAGCTTCAGAGACAGAAGCTGGAGAGGCTCCATGGCATGGCAACTTCAATAATCACCTCTCAGAAACTAAGTGCTGACAGTATTATAAGTAGGGAGGAATTTTTAGCTGATCAGGGCTCTACAAATAACGCTGCCATCCGCCCAACAAATAATGCTGCTAATCCCATTTCAATGCCAGCAGCCTTTCAAACTTGGACATCTCCTAATGTTATCCTAAATGTTTTTGGGGAGGAAGCTCACATTAGTGTGTGTTGTCCCAGAAAGCCAGGCCTTTTGAGTAGCATTTGCTATGTTTTAGAGAAGCACAAGATAGAGGTGGTATCTGCCCAAATTTCATCTAATGATCACAGAAGCATGTACATGATTCAAGCCCAT TTTCAGGCAAGTGGAGCTTCTGATCAGTTCTCTGAAACGTTTCTTGTGGAAGAAATATACAAGCAAGCAGCAGGAGAAATAATATTGTGTGTAACATCCCAGTGA